CACAACTTTGAAGCCTCGCTCTGACCGCCGCAGTGCGACGCCCAAGCGTCGCGCCCTCGAGAATCCGAGCCGTGCCCTTGTGTTGGCTCGTCGCGATGCTATGTCGAAGCATGGCAAGACTGCCGGTAAGCAACCCACTAGCGCCGCCGCTGTGGCGCGACAGGCGAACCCAGATCTCACGAGCCGTGAGCTGGCTCAGCAAGTGCGTGAGCTCCGGGCGAAAGCCGGTGCCCGCAACAAGCAGAGCGCAGGTGTGACCCGTCCCTCCGGCCCTAATCGCCACGGCGCCAAGCAGGCTGCAGCAGCAGATGCCCATTGGAAGGTGGGTGAAAGCACGACCACTTCCGGCCAAACGGTCACGGGCACGCAAGCCAATCGTTCGGTGAAGACCACCGGCAACGAGGCCAGCACCTGCCGCTCCATCACCGGCACTGAATATCTAGGCGCTGAGGTGTTTCAGACGTTCTGCCAGCAGGCACCTGAGCCCACAACCCCCGCCAAAGTGCGCGTGTCCGCTACGAGCCATGGCAACCGGGTCACCGGCAACGAGGTTGGTCGCTCCGACAAGGTCACGGGTGATGAGCCCGGTACTTGCAAAAACGTAACGGGTACTGAATACATCTCTGCCAACCAGTCCGCTGCCTATTGCGGTGGTGGCCAGGTCTCCCCACGCAAGGTTGGTCACAGCCTGACTCAGCAGGGTCGCCCCGTCAGTGGCGTGATGGTTGGCCGTTCGTCAAGCGTCACCGGAGATGAAGCCGGTGCTGGCCGCAGTCTCACTGGTGATCAATACCTTGGTTCTGATCCCCTGCCCGAAGGTCGTCCTGCCCCCAAAGTCGGACTCTCGGGAACCCTCTCCGGCACGGGTGTCACCGGCACCATGGTGGGCCGGTCCTCCCAGGTGACAGGCGATGAGTTCGGCTCATGTCATCGCGTCACCGGCGATCAATACATCAGTGCGGAACAGGTGAATTCCTTCTGCGGGGCCAAGCCCGAGCCCGAAGCTGCCAAAGTCGGCTTCAGCGTCACCAATCGCAACCAGGTGGTGAGCGGAACTCGCACTGGTCGCTCGGAGCGTGTCACCGGCGACGAGCCCGGCAGTTGTCAGGCCGTGACCGGTACGCCGTATGCAGGACTCGAGCAGGCCGGTCAGCACTGCGGTACTTCTGCTGTGCAGGCCATCCGCGAGCGCACCCCCGTGCGTCCTGGCACTCCTTCCGCTGCCATGACTGGAATCCAACCCGGCGTCGGCGGTGTGATGACCGGAGATCAGCGCGGTGCTTGCGAAGCGATCACTGGTACTCCTTATATGGGGGCAGATCAGCTCGCTCAGGCCTGCGGCAAGGATGCGCCAGCTGGTACCGACACCCATGGCCAAACCCCTGAAGGTGCGGCCTGGACACGGTTCAGTGTGATGTCTCCAGCGCGTGCCGCTCAGCAGCAGCGTGATGCCCAGGGTTCTGTCACTGGTACTTCCTATGAAGAGGGCAACCGCATCACCGGCCCTTTTGATATGGCCGGTGGCAAGGTCACCGGCACAGAGCAGTTCCGTTTCGATAACCGCGAATTCCAGCGTCGTCATTTTCAGGCCACACCCCCTGTGGCTGATGCACCGGTCACCATGGATGAAGATCAACATCCTGTTTCCCGTGTGACCGGCGAAGGTTCGGCCAGAAAAGTCACCGGTGACGACTGGGATCGTGGTGAGCACGTCACCGGTACAGAGGGTGCTTCGGCCCGTCGGCGCAATCCAAGTCGTACTGGACCGATGAGTGCCATGTCTCCCTTCGAGCGCAAGCGAAATGATGCAATCGAATGGCCTGTTAGCCGCGTGACCGGTTCCAGCGGCAACACCGAGAAGGGTTCATTGATCACCGTCTCCGGCGGCGCGCGGGGCTGATGGCCTGATGGTTCGCTCCATGCCTTTTCGTGGCGGGCGACCTCAGGCGCCCACGGCTCCTACCCGGCGTCAGCTGTCCGCCCAGAACGGTCAACCGTCGACGTCCACCGGGGCTTCAATTCCATTAACCCGATCTGCCACACGATCTTCGGCGCTTCAACGCCGCCAAGCGTTGACAACTGCAGGCAAAGCGGCGGTTGTGAATTCTGGATCCGTTACCGCCGGACGTGTTCGTACCCAGCAAGATCGTCCTCGTCGGTCGAACCAACAGCCTGGATGGGTTAAGAAGTCTTCTCAGCCATCGAAGTCGACTGTCAATCTCAGCCGCTCCTCTCTCCCTTGGGCTGTTGATCTCCATCCCCTCACGGATCAACAACAAAACACTCATCTCCAGGCTTACGAAAGCGAGGTGAAAGGCCGGTTTGATCGAATCGTTCCTGTCCTTAAGCAAGTGTCGGTCTTGCAGCATGAGCCCGATTTCATTGCGCAGGCGCAACGTCTGGCTCGGGCGGAACTGGGATTCGACTTGCCGGATCACATCCTCGAACAGTCCTGGGTTCGTCCCTTGGACATGCGAGCACTGTTTGCGTGGTGCGTTTTTCAATCCCATCAAAAGTTCAGTGATCACTTCTTCCAGGAGGATCCGCTTCAAGGTGCAAACGGGGGTGCAGGTTCAGAGGCCTTTGAGGCTTTTCTTCTGGAGTGCGGATTCCATTTGCTGGATGTCACGCCTTGTGCTGACGGTCGATTGGCTCACACCATTGCCTACGCGTTGCGTATCCCTTTCAGTGCTGTTCGCCGTCGTTCCCATGCTGGCGCGATGTTTGATGTTGAAAACACGGTCAATCGCTGGGTGAAGACCGAACATCGACGGTTTCGTGAGCAGATTCCCAATGAAGCTCACGCCGCTACCCGTTATCTGAAAGTGGTGGCCTACCACTTCAGTTCAGTTGATCCTCTGCATCAAGGATGTGCAGCCCATGGAAGCGACGATTGTCTGGCGGCATCCTCCGGACTGCGTCGCTTGCTTGATTTCAAGGAGGCCGTTGAAAACAGCTTTTGTTGCGGTGCGTCTGTTGATCTGCTTTTGATCGGTCTTGATACTGATACGGATGCCATTCGTGTTCATGTTCCCGATCAGAAGGGAGATATCCGTCTTGATCAATGGCTGTGTGGCAAAGCTCTGTACGACAGCACGGTGTCTCTGACACCACAGCAGGCGCACGAAGCGGTTGAAGCTGCTGTGAGTACTCATGTTGCATCGCCTCCCGACTCTGGGATGGTGCGCTTTATTTCTCGTTTGCTGATGAATAACTTCTCCCAGCAGGACTATGTCCTTTCCCAGCATCGAGGACCTTACCCCGATGCTGGGCATGCCGAACGATTTATTGGTGTTGGTATTGGATTTAAGGAAGTACACCTCCGCAATCTCACGTATTTCGCCCATCTCGACACGGTTGAGCAGGGAGCTCCAGATCTGGATGTGGGAGTGAAAATCTTCAAGGGCCTGAATGTATCCCGCGATCTTCCGATCCCCGTTGTGGTGCGTTTCGACTACTCAGGAAAAGTTCCCGGTGCCCGTGACCGCGCGATTGCTGATTGCCATCGCATCCAGTTGGCGATCAACGATCGTTATGCCCCTTTGGTGAGTGAGGGGCTTCTTCATACGCTGCTCACCATTCGCGACCGCGACCAGCCCCATTCCGCTGTTGTCGTTGGTTCAACCCTTGATCCAGTTCAACAGGAGGCTCACTGATCATGTTGATCGTCAAGGTCATCAAGCCGCTCGTTTCCACCAACCGGATTCCTGATTTCGAGCACAAACATCTTCAGGTTGTGCAAGACGGCAGCACGAAGAAGGTTGCGGTGGATGCTGTGGGCGCCAAACCAGGCGACTGGGTGATCTGCGTCAGCAGTTCGGCCGCTCGCGAAGCGGCAGGGAGCAAGTCTTATCCCAGTGATCTCACGATTGTGGGAATCATTGACCACTGGGAACCTGACCCTCCCAAGCCTCCGGCACCACCGTCTGCGCCGGCACCACCGTCTGCAGCTGCACCAACATCAACTCCACCAGCGAATCCTTCGGGAGGCGCGAGCTCCTAATGGAGATCATGCAGGTCATGGGAACCCTGGTATGCACCTTCCGCGTGGCCGGATTGGATCACATGCACTTGCGCGTCTTGCGCAATTCCAAGGGCAAACAATTGGTGGCAGTGGATCCTGTGGGTGCCCGTGAGGGCAACTGGGTGTTCACTGCCAGTGGCTCCGCTGCCCGACATGCCTGCCCGGACAACAAGGTCCTCACTGATCTCACGATCGGCGGCATCATCGATTTCTGGAATCCGGACGGATAGGGAGTTTTCCCCTCTCTCCTCCGTTTCCGTTCCGCTTCCAAACTGTTAACTCCATGGCCACCTCTTCTTCTTCCCCTCGTCGCCGCACCACCCGCAGCAGTGCTGCAGCGAACAAGACTGTTGATGTGAAGCCTGTGGCGACTCCCGCTTCCACCTCTCCAGTTCCCGCTTCCACCTCTCCAGTTCCCGCTTCTAGCTCTCCAGCCCCGGCGGCCAGCTCCTCCCCAGCGGCATCGACTGGTTCGACAGCTGCCAGCTCAACCTCCACGCGTTCCAGCGCCAGTCGATCCACGTCGGGGACGACCCGTCGCTCCACGACCCGTCGAAGTGCAGCCACAGGTTCCGGAGGGAGAGGGAGCGTGGCAAAGCCCGCCCCGACATCCCCTGCACCTGCTGCTCAGCCCATTCAGGGGATCGCTCTGGGCATGATTGAGACCCGGGGCATGGTGCCTGCGATCGAGGCTGCTGATGCCATGACCAAGGCAGCAGAGGTTTGTCTGATTAGTCGTGAGTACGTCGGTGGCGGTTACGTGACCGTGATGGTGCGCGGAGAGACTGGCGCTGTGAATGCTGCGGTGCGTGCCGGGGCTGACGCCTGCGAGAGGGTTGGAGACGGCCTCGTTGCGGCTCACATCATCGCCAGGCCGCACCAGGAAGTGGAACCGGCCCTTATCGCGACCAATGTGCGACGACGTAGTTGATCGCGGATGCCAACTCTCGACTTTTCAGAGTAGATTCCCCGGCCAACACGCCATACGAAGACCCGGGTCTCGTTTCCTTTGACTTCAGCACTGACGCTGCCACTTCAGACCGCCTGGCTCATTCCCATCTACGGATTGGCCGGGATGATTGTGTCTCTTCCCTGGGCTTTTGGCTGGTTTCGTCGGGATGCCCATAAGCCCCCCGCCTATCTCAACATTCTTCTGACCCTGCTGGCGGTGGTGCACGGCAGCCTGGTGCTCAGAGACGTGATGCTCACCGGACCAGCGCTGATCCGAGTGCCCTGGCTCTCTGTGGCCGATCTCAACCTCGAAATCAGTTTCAGCCTCTCGCTCACAAATGTCTCCGCCCTTGAGCTGATCACTGGGTTGAGCCTTTTGTCCCAGATTTACTCCCTTGGGTACATGGACAAGGAATGGGCGCTTGCTCGGTTCTTTGCCCTATTGGGATTTTTTGAAGGGGCTATGTCAGGTGTTGTTCTGAGTGACTCACTGTTCCAGAGTTACTTCCTTCTGGAGATGCTGACCTTGTCGACCTATCTCTTGGTCGGCTTTTGGTATGCCCAGCCACTCGTTGTGACTGCAGCCCGAGATGCATTTTTGACCAAGCGGGTTGGCGATGTCTTGCTGCTGATGAGTGTTGTGGCAGTCACGGCATGGTCGGGTGTCACGAGCTTTGAAGATCTGTACAGCTGGTCTGCTCAGAAAACACTCCTCCCCCTTGCTGCAACACTTCTCGGGCTTGGATTAATTGCTGGTCCCACAGGAAAGTGTGCCCAATTTCCCATGCACCTCTGGTTGGATGAAGCGATGGAAGGACCCAATCCAGCCTCGATTCTCCGCAATTCCGTGGTGGTCACTTGCGGTGCCATCGTGTTGTTGAAAGTGATGCCTCTCCTTCAAAACGCTCCGGTCACCTTGGTCGTTCTTCAAGTGATTGGTTCGATCAGTGCGATCGGCGGTTCATTGGTGTCGATCGCCCAGGTGGATATCAAGAGGACGCTTTCCTATTCAACAACGGCATATTTGGGTTTGGTCTTCATTGCGATCTCCCTTCAGGTTCCTGTGTTGGCCTTGCTTCTTCTTTATGCTCACGCGGTGTCGAAAGCGCTCCTCTCGATGAGCGTTGGAGGAGTCATTGCTTCAACCAATTGCCAAGACATTACCGAGCTAGGTGGCTTGGCCAGTCGCATGCCGGCGACAACAGGCTCTTTCCTGATTGGTGGTGCTGGACTTGTCGGCCTGTTGCCCTTGGGTGGCTTCCTTTGCCTCGCTCAGGCAGTTGAACTGATTGGTGCTCGTGAGGCGATTTTTGTTCCTGTTTTCTTGGTGACCAACGTTCTAACGGCTCTGAATCTCACCCGTGTCTTCAGGCAGGTGTTCCTTGGTGAGTCCCTCGCGAAGACCAGGCGAGCTGCTGAGGTGAACTGGTTGATGGCACTGCCGATGGTGGCCCTCTCGGTGATCGTGCTCCTGACACCCCTTCTGCTGATTCGGCTTGAATCTCTTGATGGCTTGCTGGCTTTCCCTCTTTGGGCAGCAGCGCTTGTCGTCATCAGTGGAATGATCGGTCTCTTGATCGGTGCTTTGATTCCGCTGAATAAGGCCTGGTCTCGATCTCTCAATCCTCTGTTGCGTTGGTGTCAGGATCTGTTTGAGAACGACTTCTACACCGAACGTTTTTACAGGGTTACGATTGTGAATGTTGTGGCGAGTTTTGCGCGATTAGCGGGTTGGTTTGATCGCAATGTCGTCGATGGGGTGCTTCATGGTCTGGCTCGACTTTCTCTTCAGTCTGCGGAAGGTCTCAAGCTCAGTATTAGTGGACAGACTCAGTCTTATGTGCTCACGGTCATTGCTGCGATTGTGATCCTTCTTTCCTCACTGAGTTGGGTTTTGAACTGAGGTTGCCATGCTTACGATTCTTCTTTTAATTCCCTTCCTCGGAGCACTGATGATCAGTGTTTTGCCTCCGGATGATTCCGGCAGGAATCGATCACTTGCCCTGGTCGTTCTTGCTGCTCAGTGTATTTACAGCTTTGCATTGTTAATCCCTTTCCGGTCATTAGATGCTGGACAGCAGCTTGTTGATAGTGTGCCTTGGCTTCCAGTTGTCGGCCTTGATTTCAGTCTCGGTGTGGACGGTTTGTCCCTTCCGCTTGTGCTGATGAATGCCGTCCTCTGTTTGGTTGCTGCTTTCGCCTCGCGTTCTGTTGATAATCGTTCCCGGCTTTACTTTTCACTGATCTTGGTGATCAGTGGGGCGGTAAATGGTGCTTTTCTGGCTCAGAACTTACTTCTATTTTTCATATTTTACGAGCTGGAGCTGATTCCCTTGTGGCTGCTGATCGCGATTTGGGGAGGCGCAAATCGAGCCTATGCGTCAACAAAGTTTTTGGTTATAACTGCAGTCTCGGGAATCCTTATTCTTGCTGCATTCCTAGGCATTGCTCTGATTACCGGTTCTGCAGATTTTGGGATTCGTCCAATTCTTGCTGGGCAGATGAGCTTACTAACCCAGTTGATTTTGATGGGCGCTCTCCTCGTTGGATTCGGCATCAAAATTCCTTTGTTTCCATTCCATACCTGGTTGCCTGACGCCCATACAGAGGCTTCAACACCGGTCTCTGTGTTGCTTGCAGGTGTTCTCCTCAAGCTGGGTACTTATGGTCTGCTGCGTTTCTGCCTGGGGCTCTTCCCCGAGGCTTGGTCTGTTGCCGCGCCATGGCTGGCTGGATGGGCGGCGATTTCGGTGTTGTATGGATCTCTCGCTGCCATCGCGCAATCAGACATGAAGCGCATGGTTGCCTACAGCTCGGTTGGGCATATGGGATATGTGTTGCTCGCGGCAGCTGCTGCAACGCCTTTGGCGATTATGGGTGCTCTCTTTCAGATGGTGAGCCATGGCCTGATCTCTGCAGTGCTGTTTCTGGCGGTTGGGGTCGTCTATGAACGAACGGGAACACGCGATCTCAATGTTCTCCGAGGATTGTTGAATCCTCAGCGAGGATTGCCTCTCACTGGGACACTCATGATTATTGGCGTGATGGCCAGTGCGGGTATTCCAGGGATGGCGGGCTTCATCTCCGAGTTCTTGATCTTCAAGGGGAGTTTCGAGCCCTTTCCCCTTGCCACCCTGTTTTCGATGATTGGTTCTGGTCTGACGGCGGTGTATTTCCTTTTGCTGGTTAATCGTGCCTTTTTTGGTCGGCTTGCAACGGTCTCAGGCGCCACTCCCAATCCGTCAATTCTCGGTAGGGTTCCGTTGGGTCAGCAGATTCCAGCATTGTCCATGTCTCTGCTGATCCTCATCCTTGGCTTGGCTCCCCACCTTTTGGTCGGACTCAGTCAGGCAGCTACGACACAGCTGAGTGAACTTGCCGCGCTGGTTCCAACAGGAGGTTTCGCATGATCACCACACCTCAACCGCTGCTCCAAAACCCAGCACAGGGTCTGCCTGATCAGGATGAACTCATTCGGCGTCTGCTGTCCGATACTCCCCTCCTGGCTGATACCGCTGATCACCTGTTGCAGGTTGTCAATGTTCTTGAAAGCTATGGTCTCGTTCTCGATGCCTATAGTCGAAATCTGATTCATCAAGGTAAAACTCAACTTCTCAATCCTTTCCCCGCATTCCGGTTTTTCCACGAAGGTTTTTCCATTGAACGTCTTTGGAATCATCTTCTTGGTGATCGTATCAATTTTGAATACGCTGAATACTGTCAGAAGGCGATGTTTTGGCATGGTACCGGCGGTATGGATGCGTATTTCGATTCGGATGAATTCCAAACTGCCTGTCAGCAGGTGATTGGTTTGCGAAGCCGTCGTGATCCATTGCTGCGGCTTGTCAATGCTCTTTATCCAGGATTCGCTCCGGAAGCGATCCGCTCGATGACCACGATTTACGCCCTTGGCCTGTTTTGGCGGGTGATGAGTGATGTGTTTATTGATCTTGCTCGTCGCTATCGAATCGGTGAAGTGGCTTGTGTTCTCGATGTCGTGCATCACATCCGTGATGGTCTTGTTGCTGCAGCTGCAAACCCAATCACTTACGAGGTGACTCTGGGGAAGGAGTCCGTGTGGCTGCTGCCGCCGCAGGCTGGGCTTACATTTCTTGTGGATGTGGCGGTTCCCTACGTGGAGGCTGTCTTCTTCCGTGGGATGCCATTCCTGGGCACGGTGTCATACAACGCTCAGGCCCGTCAGATCTCCCCTGATCAGAGTCAATTTAAATATGGTGCGCTGTATGCCGATCCCGTGCCCAGCATGGGGGCTGGGATTCCTCCAAGTCTTTGCATGCAGGATATGTACCGGAATCTTCCAGAGGAGTTGAGTTCCTGGTATGAGTCCCATGGCCGCTCTGACGCTGATGTGCACGTGCAGATCTGTGTGAGCTTTCAGAAGTCAATGTTCTGCGTTACGAATGCCGCCATTGCAGGCACCATGCCTCACCCCCTGGAGAGCTCGGATCCTGCTCATCAGGAGGCGAATCGCGCCTACGCTGGTGCTTGGGCTGGACGTCTGATGGGATGTCAACGAGGGGCTCTCCTCTAGCTTTCTTTCAGTTGGTCTGAAGCAGGAATGGATCAGTGGAACGAGCGCAAGCGTCCGGTTTGTCTTGAAAAGCGCTTTGAATTCTCAACCTATGGGGAAACTCGCGATTTTCTTGATCGCCTTGGATGCTTGAGTGAAGCTCAAGACCGCTTCCCCGATCTCAGCTTTGGCAAGACTTACGTCAACGTAACCCTGCGACCGTTGAGTGACGCTGAGGATGCAGCGTTGACAACCGACGACCACGCATTCGCCCAACGCATCGATGAGCTCGTTGATTGATCTCGCTTCTTCCTTCCACTCTTCCGGTGTTGCAGACGTTCTTCAGCAGCTTGATCAGGAGTTGATTGGTCTGCGTCCAGTTAAGACCCGCATTCGTGAGATTGCAGCCTTGTTGCTGGTTGATCAGGCACGGCGACAACTCGACCTGGTCAGTACTGCACCCAGTCTCCACATGTCCTTTACTGGTCAGCCTGGTACTGGGAAAACATCCGTGGCACTCCGCATGTCACTGATTCTGCATCGTTTGGGTTATCTCAGAAAAGGCCATGTCGTGACTGTTACGCGTGATGATTTAGTGGGGCAATACGTTGGCCATACAGCGCCTAAAACAAAAGAGATGATCAAGAGAGCCCATGGTGGAGTTCTTTTTATTGATGAAGCTTATTATCTTTACAAGCCTGGTAACGAACGTGATTATGGCGCTGAAGCGATTGAAATACTCTTGCAGGAGATGGAGTCACAGCGCAATGATCTTGTTGTGATTTTTGCTGGGTATAAAGATAAAATGAACGAGTTTTACCAATCCAATCCAGGCTTGTCCTCGCGCGTTGCTCATCATATTGATTTTCCGGACTATAATGAATCCGAATTATTGAAAATTACCACCTTGTTGTTGCACCAGCAGCAATACGAATTCAGCGCCGATGCTGTTGATGCTTTTAAAGCCTATATATCCAGGCGACGCCAGCTTCCTTTTTTCGCCAATGCTCGCTCCATGCGTAACGCAGTGGATCGCCTTCGTCTGAGGCAGGCCAATCGGCTGTTTTCGCAAATGCACAGCCCTGTGGAACGCAATGATTTGGTCACAATTGAGGCTGCCGATGTGCTGTCCAGTCGCGTGTTTCAGGGCGTTGTGGAGGGTGAGGATCCCTCCCTGCCTCTCACTGAGCCCCCGACTGTTGCTTGAGGTGCAGCGTCATGTAGGGCTGGCCTGCTCGAGGTCCCGCCGGATCAATGCCATCAGGTATGACGGCGCTTTGTAGCGTCCGGGTAGGCAGCGGTTGAGAGTCTCGAGGTGTCCCCAGCACACGGTTCTCTCGATCTCTTTGACCTCCCGCCCTTCCTTCAGGAGTCTTCGTAAAGCCTTGCAGTACAAGGGGTAACCCGCTTCCAGTTCGCCGATGGTCAGCTTGGCCTGGGGCATGAGGGTTGCTCGGGTGCAACTCTCAACCTATGAAACCGTCGGTCAGCTGTTGGGTCCAAGGCCTGCGAGGTGAAGGACCAATTGGCTGCTATGCGCTTTGGCGATCGCTTCGATGGTTTCAATCGGGTCCTGCAGCCAGCGAGCCACCTGAAGCATGGCCTTGAGATCGAGCGGTTGTGCCATCGACTGTTCGCCAATTCCGCTCAACCGGCACAATGCCATCCGCTCGACGCCTTGTTCCTCGAGCCAGAGTCTCAAGGGGACGCTGAGCTGTCGGTTGCAGGCTTCGATCCATAGATCCCAGTCACCTCCAAGGCCCTCCCCATCGTCGATGGGAATTTGCAGGCTGATCTGCAGGCTTTCACTGGGATCAAGCAGGGTGACGCTGGCTCGATGGGGGGTGAGCGCTGAATAGAGACGCTGCCAGCCGTGATTCACAAGCGATTGCGTCGCTTCCTCTCGTGCATTCAGCCAGGGGACCAGCCCCTCTGACGCTTGTTGACCAGCCTGTCCAGAGGAATGGAGCAACGCGTCCATAGCCAGCTTGAGTGATTGCTAAGGCACTAAGGGATGGACGCGTTTCCATGGCGTTGGCCCCGACACTTCATGCTGAGATCCGCATGGGTCGGGGCTCCTCGACGTTCAGCCCACGTAGGCAATGCAATCGATCTCGACTCGTGATCCCTTGGGCAATGCAGCCACCTGGACGCAGGCTCTGGCAGGACTGACCCCATCGCCGAATCGTTCGGCATAGATCGCATTGACCGCTTGGAAATCGTTCAGATCCACCAGGTACACCGTTGTGCGCACGACTCGGGATGGATCGGTGCCTGCTGCTTTCAGCACAGCATCAAGGTTTTTCAGCACCTGGCGCGTTTCTGCTTCCACATCGCCTCCACCCACCATGTCTCCGCTGATGGGGTCGAGGGGAATCTGCCCGGAGCAGTACAGCCAACCATTGGCTTGAACCGCCTGGTTATAAGGACCCACCGGAGCTGGAGCTTGGTCGGTGATCACGGCCTGAAGCGGCGCTGCGGACATGGTCGAGCTTCACAATGAAACTGCATCTTCGCGTTTCGTGCCGATGGGGGCGTTGCCCGTTGAGATCGATGGCCTCTGGCATCGCTATGGCGGATCCGCTGATGATTGGACCCTTCAGGGGATTGATCTCAAGCTTCACAACGGGGAGTTGGTGGGCTTGTTGGGGCCGTCCGGCTGCGGGAAAACCACGTTGTTGCGGTTAATTGCCGGTTTTGAGACCCCCACCCGCGGGGTTGTGCGCCTCCACGGTCGCGATGTGGCGACCCCAGGGCGATCTCTGGCCCCAGAGCGGCGTGGTGTGGGCATGGTGTTTCAGGACTATGCGCTGTTCCCGCATCTCAATGCCTGGGACAACACCTGCTTTGGCCTGCGCCGCGGACAGGACTCAAGCCGGGCTACTTGGCTTTTGGAATTGCTCGGCCTTGAGCGGCTCCAGCAGCGCTATCCCCATGAACTGTCGGGTGGGCAGCGACAGCGCTTGGCCCTGGCACGTGCTCTGGCACCCGCCCCGTCGGTGGTGCTTCTGGATGAACCGTTCTCCAATCTTGATGTGGAGGTCAGGTTGCGGTTACGCAGTGAACTCCCCGCCGTGCTGAGTGCTTGTAATGCCAGCGGAGTGCTTGTC
The sequence above is a segment of the Synechococcus sp. PROS-7-1 genome. Coding sequences within it:
- the cbbX gene encoding CbbX protein — its product is MSSLIDLASSFHSSGVADVLQQLDQELIGLRPVKTRIREIAALLLVDQARRQLDLVSTAPSLHMSFTGQPGTGKTSVALRMSLILHRLGYLRKGHVVTVTRDDLVGQYVGHTAPKTKEMIKRAHGGVLFIDEAYYLYKPGNERDYGAEAIEILLQEMESQRNDLVVIFAGYKDKMNEFYQSNPGLSSRVAHHIDFPDYNESELLKITTLLLHQQQYEFSADAVDAFKAYISRRRQLPFFANARSMRNAVDRLRLRQANRLFSQMHSPVERNDLVTIEAADVLSSRVFQGVVEGEDPSLPLTEPPTVA
- a CDS encoding 4a-hydroxytetrahydrobiopterin dehydratase, which codes for MDQWNERKRPVCLEKRFEFSTYGETRDFLDRLGCLSEAQDRFPDLSFGKTYVNVTLRPLSDAEDAALTTDDHAFAQRIDELVD
- a CDS encoding DUF3136 domain-containing protein — protein: MPQAKLTIGELEAGYPLYCKALRRLLKEGREVKEIERTVCWGHLETLNRCLPGRYKAPSYLMALIRRDLEQASPT
- a CDS encoding CO2 hydration protein gives rise to the protein MITTPQPLLQNPAQGLPDQDELIRRLLSDTPLLADTADHLLQVVNVLESYGLVLDAYSRNLIHQGKTQLLNPFPAFRFFHEGFSIERLWNHLLGDRINFEYAEYCQKAMFWHGTGGMDAYFDSDEFQTACQQVIGLRSRRDPLLRLVNALYPGFAPEAIRSMTTIYALGLFWRVMSDVFIDLARRYRIGEVACVLDVVHHIRDGLVAAAANPITYEVTLGKESVWLLPPQAGLTFLVDVAVPYVEAVFFRGMPFLGTVSYNAQARQISPDQSQFKYGALYADPVPSMGAGIPPSLCMQDMYRNLPEELSSWYESHGRSDADVHVQICVSFQKSMFCVTNAAIAGTMPHPLESSDPAHQEANRAYAGAWAGRLMGCQRGALL
- a CDS encoding ABC transporter ATP-binding protein, translating into MVELHNETASSRFVPMGALPVEIDGLWHRYGGSADDWTLQGIDLKLHNGELVGLLGPSGCGKTTLLRLIAGFETPTRGVVRLHGRDVATPGRSLAPERRGVGMVFQDYALFPHLNAWDNTCFGLRRGQDSSRATWLLELLGLERLQQRYPHELSGGQRQRLALARALAPAPSVVLLDEPFSNLDVEVRLRLRSELPAVLSACNASGVLVTHDPEEALAICHRVAVLRDGSLHQCASPRELVESPATPFVGRFVLQSNVLPVWVEPSAGCLRCPLGDLEDPGGLGEGSLPANATVLVAPEAIALRPDPSGEDCVMGREFLGHGWLYRVQSGERQLRLLRPLTEDYGRGLRCQLQLQPGITVLLHPQRKTLRSLSNHL
- a CDS encoding RidA family protein, whose product is MSAAPLQAVITDQAPAPVGPYNQAVQANGWLYCSGQIPLDPISGDMVGGGDVEAETRQVLKNLDAVLKAAGTDPSRVVRTTVYLVDLNDFQAVNAIYAERFGDGVSPARACVQVAALPKGSRVEIDCIAYVG